One window from the genome of Thermococcus siculi encodes:
- a CDS encoding DNA-binding protein gives MSDIEAQILEWLRSGSEDAADIVDLPWDVKQIEEGMYVAEHPKMPFTLVVMFSDEFVHLIIPTSLETYGLSDEDKLYVYHTLLQLNNKVYMMKFSLGQPNDAVNIRVDLDKKTLGKEEFNNALTALVIGLLSGVSALGLEEEFIDKVFDRILAMLLERIAEGWTYDQLMEFLTVRVGLDEEDAKKLLDAVMEALEEGEEEEAEAGE, from the coding sequence ATGAGTGATATTGAGGCCCAGATTCTTGAGTGGCTTAGGTCTGGCAGTGAGGATGCCGCCGACATAGTCGACCTTCCGTGGGATGTGAAGCAGATTGAAGAGGGTATGTACGTTGCAGAGCATCCGAAGATGCCATTCACCCTCGTCGTGATGTTCTCCGATGAGTTCGTCCACCTGATCATCCCGACCAGCCTTGAGACCTATGGACTTAGCGACGAGGACAAGCTGTACGTGTACCACACCCTTCTGCAGCTCAACAACAAGGTTTACATGATGAAGTTCAGCTTGGGGCAGCCCAACGATGCCGTCAACATCCGCGTTGACCTTGATAAGAAGACCCTCGGCAAGGAGGAGTTCAACAACGCTCTAACCGCCTTGGTGATAGGGCTTCTCTCGGGAGTTTCCGCCCTTGGGCTTGAGGAGGAATTCATCGACAAGGTATTCGACCGCATCCTCGCCATGCTTCTTGAGAGGATAGCAGAGGGATGGACCTACGACCAGCTCATGGAGTTCCTCACCGTCAGGGTTGGCCTCGACGAAGAGGATGCTAAGAAGCTCCTTGACGCTGTCATGGAAGCCCTGGAAGAGGGGGAAGAAGAAGAGGCAGAAGCGGGAGAGTGA
- a CDS encoding DNA-binding protein, with translation MADIETQVLEWLRSGNDEAQDIVDLPWSVQQIQPGTYVAEHPRMPFSLLVSFSEGFIHLVVPLGLETFSMVKDDKLKVYHTLLRLNEQVNMMKFTLSGMNDDVYLRVDLDKKTLGKEEFNDALTALLIGLLSAVSVLGLEEEFAQEVFDRIVGMVVERMQRGATREELMRFLTVKVGMSVEDAKALLDQVFEAKHSMEGGELDVGYF, from the coding sequence ATGGCGGATATAGAGACCCAGGTTCTTGAGTGGTTGAGGAGCGGAAACGATGAGGCACAGGACATAGTCGACCTCCCCTGGTCGGTCCAGCAGATTCAGCCCGGAACTTACGTTGCAGAACACCCGAGGATGCCGTTTTCCCTCCTCGTGAGTTTCTCCGAAGGCTTCATTCATCTCGTGGTTCCGCTGGGCCTGGAGACGTTCTCCATGGTCAAGGACGACAAGCTCAAGGTGTACCACACCCTGCTTCGCCTCAACGAGCAGGTCAACATGATGAAGTTCACCCTCTCCGGAATGAACGATGACGTCTACCTTCGCGTTGACCTCGACAAGAAGACCCTCGGTAAGGAAGAGTTCAACGACGCGCTCACGGCGCTCCTGATAGGTCTTCTATCCGCGGTTTCAGTCCTCGGTCTCGAAGAGGAATTCGCGCAGGAGGTGTTTGACCGTATCGTCGGGATGGTGGTTGAGAGGATGCAGAGGGGTGCCACTAGGGAGGAACTCATGAGATTTCTGACGGTCAAGGTGGGTATGAGCGTTGAGGATGCGAAGGCCCTATTGGATCAGGTCTTCGAGGCCAAGCACTCAATGGAAGGTGGTGAACTGGACGTGGGATACTTCTGA
- a CDS encoding potassium channel family protein, whose translation MIPVPLVRRLLQVKIKVSRNRLIQIAVAVVLLAVLFAILFAYFEGVGLYTAFYWAIITMATIGYGDVTPQTGAGRAVAMVAAVAGISTFTALVSILAEYFISSSLRRMMGMHRVKYSGHCVVIGQGSSIPSCVDELLLAISSGEAELRPIVVVFPSEDERKKVELPEEVEVLIGDPTNPETLERAHVKEASNVILALEDDSKSVFAVLMIKRTSKARVLVEALNAESVELLKQAGADRVILSRSFAGRLLASAIFEPEVVDVIDDLTTALGRYDISVLLREDLWDLSYVEALRKLQSECGCFLLGYYTDRPVLSPPLDEKIPHGAKLIVIKPSVSSGND comes from the coding sequence ATGATACCAGTACCCCTGGTTAGGCGGCTCCTTCAGGTAAAAATCAAAGTGAGCAGAAACCGCCTCATCCAGATAGCCGTGGCGGTTGTTCTTCTGGCGGTACTTTTCGCGATTCTCTTCGCTTACTTCGAGGGCGTCGGCCTTTACACCGCTTTTTACTGGGCCATAATTACCATGGCGACCATCGGGTACGGCGATGTGACCCCGCAAACAGGTGCTGGAAGGGCTGTCGCCATGGTCGCCGCCGTGGCCGGTATTTCGACTTTCACGGCCCTCGTGTCCATTCTGGCCGAGTACTTCATATCTTCGTCTTTAAGGAGGATGATGGGAATGCACCGTGTTAAATACTCTGGTCACTGCGTCGTCATCGGCCAGGGGAGCAGCATACCGAGCTGTGTGGACGAACTCCTCCTGGCGATTTCCAGTGGAGAGGCCGAGCTGAGGCCCATTGTCGTGGTATTTCCGAGCGAGGACGAGCGCAAGAAAGTCGAACTTCCGGAGGAGGTGGAGGTTCTCATCGGTGATCCCACCAACCCTGAGACCCTTGAGCGCGCCCACGTCAAAGAAGCATCGAACGTCATCCTGGCCCTGGAAGATGATTCGAAGTCAGTCTTTGCTGTCCTGATGATAAAGCGCACGTCGAAGGCCAGGGTCCTCGTTGAGGCCCTCAACGCTGAGAGCGTTGAACTTCTCAAACAGGCCGGTGCCGACAGGGTTATCCTCAGCAGGAGCTTCGCGGGCAGACTGCTGGCGAGTGCGATCTTCGAGCCGGAGGTCGTGGACGTCATAGATGATCTCACCACCGCTCTCGGCCGCTACGACATCTCCGTCCTCCTCCGCGAGGATCTCTGGGATCTTAGCTACGTCGAGGCCCTCAGAAAGCTCCAGTCTGAATGCGGCTGTTTCCTCCTCGGTTACTACACTGATCGACCGGTTCTAAGTCCGCCGCTGGACGAGAAGATACCCCATGGGGCGAAGCTGATAGTCATAAAGCCCTCGGTTTCCAGTGGAAATGATTGA
- the radA gene encoding DNA repair and recombination protein RadA — MARKKKADDEIKELEEFEELEVAEESPSSSTKKKKEKEIKTLEDLPGVGPATAEKLREAGYDSIEAIAVASPMELKEIAGISEGAALKIIQAAREAANIGTFMRADEYMEKRSIIGKISTGSKSLDKLIGGGVETQAITEVFGEFGSGKTQLAHTLAVMVQLPREEGGLHGSVIWIDTENTFRPERIKQIAENRGLDPEETLKNIYVARAFNSNHQMLLVERAEEIIKERAETDRPVKLLVVDSLMAHFRSEYVGRGTLAERQQKLAKHLSDLHRIADLYDIAVFVTNQVQAKPDAFFGDPTRPVGGHILAHSATLRIYLRKGKAGKRVARLIDSPHLPEGEAIFRITDKGVED, encoded by the coding sequence ATGGCGAGGAAAAAGAAGGCTGACGATGAAATAAAGGAGCTCGAGGAGTTTGAGGAGCTCGAAGTCGCTGAGGAGTCACCATCAAGCTCAACCAAGAAAAAGAAGGAGAAGGAAATAAAGACCCTTGAGGATCTCCCCGGCGTTGGGCCTGCCACTGCTGAAAAGCTCCGCGAGGCCGGTTACGACAGCATCGAGGCCATAGCCGTTGCCTCTCCGATGGAGCTGAAGGAGATAGCGGGAATAAGCGAGGGCGCGGCACTCAAGATAATCCAGGCGGCGAGGGAAGCAGCTAACATAGGAACCTTCATGCGCGCCGACGAGTACATGGAGAAGAGGAGCATCATAGGTAAGATTTCCACTGGAAGCAAGAGCCTCGACAAGCTCATCGGCGGCGGCGTTGAGACCCAGGCCATCACTGAGGTCTTCGGCGAGTTCGGAAGCGGAAAGACCCAGCTGGCCCACACTCTCGCGGTTATGGTTCAGCTTCCCAGGGAAGAAGGGGGCCTTCACGGCTCGGTAATCTGGATTGATACCGAGAACACCTTCAGGCCCGAGAGGATAAAGCAGATAGCTGAGAATAGAGGCCTTGATCCCGAGGAAACCCTGAAGAACATCTATGTTGCGAGGGCCTTCAACAGCAACCACCAGATGCTCCTCGTGGAGAGGGCGGAGGAGATCATCAAGGAGAGGGCCGAGACCGACAGGCCAGTTAAGCTTCTCGTCGTGGACTCGCTCATGGCCCACTTCAGGAGCGAGTACGTTGGCAGGGGGACCCTCGCTGAGAGGCAGCAGAAGCTCGCGAAGCACCTATCGGACCTCCATAGAATAGCGGACCTGTACGACATAGCCGTCTTTGTCACAAACCAGGTTCAGGCGAAGCCGGATGCGTTCTTCGGCGACCCAACGAGGCCGGTCGGTGGTCACATCCTGGCACACAGCGCCACGCTCAGGATATACCTCAGGAAGGGTAAAGCCGGAAAGAGGGTCGCCAGGCTCATAGACAGCCCGCACCTGCCCGAGGGCGAGGCGATATTCCGCATCACCGACAAGGGAGTGGAAGACTGA
- the nucS gene encoding endonuclease NucS: MSKVDAMVNPSPDYVKRLVDAALSSEAVLTIFARCKVHYDGRAKSELGPGDRVIIIKPDGAFLIHQNRKREPVNWQPPGSFVTLEERGDILVLRSVRRKPKEVLEVELEDVYLVSVFKAEDYEELALTGSEAEMAEMIFNNPGLIEPGFRPLFREKDIGHGIVDILGRDESGNLVVLELKRRKADLHAVSQLKRYVEALKKEYGRVRGILVAPSLTSGAKKLLEKEGLEFKKVEPPKRESSGRGRQTTLL, from the coding sequence ATGTCAAAAGTTGACGCGATGGTTAATCCCTCACCGGACTACGTCAAGAGGCTCGTGGATGCGGCCCTGTCGAGTGAGGCGGTGCTCACGATTTTCGCCCGCTGTAAGGTTCACTACGACGGCAGGGCCAAGAGCGAGCTGGGGCCAGGGGACAGGGTCATAATAATCAAACCGGATGGGGCTTTTCTCATCCACCAGAACCGGAAGAGGGAACCTGTCAACTGGCAACCCCCGGGGAGTTTCGTAACACTTGAAGAGAGGGGAGATATCTTGGTTCTCCGCTCGGTCAGGAGGAAACCGAAGGAGGTTCTGGAGGTTGAGCTTGAGGATGTTTACCTCGTCTCCGTTTTCAAGGCGGAGGACTACGAAGAGCTGGCTTTAACCGGCAGCGAGGCAGAGATGGCCGAGATGATATTCAACAATCCTGGACTCATAGAGCCGGGCTTCAGGCCCCTCTTCAGGGAGAAGGACATCGGGCACGGAATAGTGGACATCCTCGGCAGAGATGAAAGCGGCAATCTCGTTGTTCTTGAGCTAAAGCGAAGGAAGGCTGACCTCCACGCAGTAAGCCAGCTGAAGCGCTATGTCGAGGCGCTTAAGAAGGAGTACGGGAGAGTTCGCGGTATCCTCGTCGCCCCGTCCCTGACTTCGGGGGCCAAAAAGCTCCTGGAAAAGGAGGGCCTGGAGTTCAAAAAGGTTGAGCCGCCGAAGAGGGAATCCTCTGGTAGGGGGAGGCAGACAACCCTCCTTTAG
- a CDS encoding DUF473 family protein, with amino-acid sequence MEAVVLAGIARRVLDELMRNPYRTIELRGARNVVAVEEAIERAMRLFLTYDPFSDVGVGTEGLLAELLGAEELETRIPWEESDEREITVCRAKVRLVGLGRVVEVENERGLLIVRVRELMPQEMGMG; translated from the coding sequence ATGGAGGCGGTCGTGCTGGCCGGCATCGCGAGGCGCGTCCTCGACGAGCTGATGAGAAATCCTTACAGGACGATCGAGCTGAGGGGGGCGAGGAACGTAGTGGCCGTTGAGGAGGCCATAGAGAGGGCAATGAGACTGTTCCTGACCTACGACCCGTTCAGTGATGTCGGAGTCGGCACGGAGGGGCTGCTGGCGGAGCTTCTTGGTGCAGAGGAGCTGGAGACGAGAATTCCCTGGGAGGAGAGCGACGAGAGGGAGATAACGGTATGCAGGGCAAAGGTGCGGCTGGTCGGCCTCGGCAGGGTGGTCGAGGTTGAGAATGAGAGGGGACTCCTGATCGTCCGCGTCCGCGAGCTGATGCCCCAGGAGATGGGGATGGGCTAA
- a CDS encoding proteasome assembly chaperone family protein — protein MENGKPVRIVLPEIKNPVLVEGYPGVGLVGHIAANFLAKELKMDMIGYVESQFIPPMALILEGKPNPPLRFYGKDNLIVAVADIYVPPTLVNEIARELVDYLKEMNARKVVSMGGIGIGFFKDQMDVWGVGTRKELNRELEEKGVKILQYGSIMGMSGRLLWEASKNGLDAYVLLGETFGDRPDPRAAANVIEALKKLTGIEVSTEPLLQEARAIEEQLRRMHEQMEQARQRAEKQYESIYL, from the coding sequence ATGGAGAACGGAAAGCCAGTCAGGATAGTCCTGCCCGAGATAAAGAATCCCGTCCTTGTGGAGGGCTACCCCGGGGTCGGCCTCGTCGGTCACATAGCGGCCAACTTCCTGGCGAAGGAACTCAAAATGGACATGATAGGCTACGTCGAGAGCCAGTTCATTCCCCCCATGGCGCTCATCCTGGAGGGAAAGCCCAACCCCCCTCTGCGCTTCTACGGAAAGGACAACCTGATAGTTGCTGTAGCAGACATCTACGTCCCGCCAACGCTCGTCAACGAGATAGCGAGGGAGCTGGTCGATTATCTCAAGGAGATGAACGCCCGAAAGGTCGTCTCCATGGGCGGCATAGGGATAGGCTTCTTCAAGGACCAGATGGACGTATGGGGCGTGGGAACGAGGAAGGAACTCAACAGGGAGCTTGAAGAAAAGGGAGTGAAGATACTGCAGTACGGCTCGATAATGGGGATGAGTGGAAGGCTCCTCTGGGAGGCAAGCAAAAACGGGCTGGATGCATACGTCCTTTTAGGGGAGACCTTCGGGGACAGGCCCGATCCAAGGGCAGCCGCCAACGTCATAGAGGCCCTCAAAAAGCTGACCGGAATAGAGGTTTCGACGGAGCCTCTCCTCCAGGAGGCCAGGGCCATAGAGGAGCAGCTGAGGAGGATGCACGAGCAGATGGAGCAGGCGAGACAGAGGGCAGAGAAGCAGTACGAGAGCATCTACCTGTGA
- a CDS encoding S-methyl-5'-thioadenosine phosphorylase yields MVKIGIIGGSGVYGVFEPKETVKVHTPYGRPSAPVEIGEIEGVEVAFIPRHGKHHEFPPHEVPYRANIWALKELGVERVIGVTAVGSLREEYKPGDIVITDQFIDFTKKRDYTFYDGPRVAHVSMADPFCPEMRRIFYETARELGFPVHEKGTYVCIEGPRFSTRAESFMFRQYAHIIGMTLVPEINLARELGMCYVNIATVTDYDVWADKPVDAQEVLKVMAENNYKVQELLKKGIPRIPEERNCGCADVLKTMFV; encoded by the coding sequence ATGGTGAAGATCGGTATCATCGGCGGTTCAGGGGTTTACGGCGTCTTCGAACCCAAGGAGACCGTCAAGGTGCACACTCCCTACGGAAGGCCGTCAGCGCCTGTGGAAATTGGGGAGATAGAAGGAGTTGAGGTGGCATTCATCCCGCGCCACGGGAAGCACCACGAGTTCCCGCCGCATGAAGTTCCCTACAGGGCCAACATCTGGGCGCTCAAGGAGCTGGGCGTCGAGCGCGTTATTGGAGTTACCGCCGTCGGCTCGCTCCGCGAGGAGTACAAGCCGGGCGACATCGTTATAACCGACCAGTTCATCGACTTTACCAAAAAGCGCGACTACACATTCTACGACGGGCCGCGCGTTGCCCACGTCTCCATGGCCGACCCCTTCTGCCCCGAGATGAGAAGAATCTTCTACGAGACGGCTAGGGAGCTTGGCTTCCCTGTCCACGAGAAGGGTACCTACGTCTGCATCGAGGGGCCGAGGTTTTCCACGAGGGCCGAGAGCTTCATGTTTAGGCAGTACGCCCACATCATCGGGATGACCCTCGTCCCGGAGATAAATCTGGCCAGGGAGTTAGGAATGTGCTACGTCAACATAGCGACCGTTACGGACTACGACGTCTGGGCAGACAAGCCCGTCGATGCCCAGGAAGTCCTCAAGGTCATGGCCGAGAACAACTACAAGGTCCAGGAACTTCTCAAGAAGGGCATTCCGCGCATTCCCGAGGAGAGGAACTGCGGCTGTGCTGACGTTCTCAAGACGATGTTTGTCTGA